In Mytilus edulis chromosome 7, xbMytEdul2.2, whole genome shotgun sequence, a single genomic region encodes these proteins:
- the LOC139481857 gene encoding uncharacterized protein → MVCICQMSFASQCWIKGDPQMKFVNKTYFPYQLDLLIILKRRMKISVFLVVCMLIMSVGVTMAKDEMLEDNGLIHNRIKRSSCWPRKCYTRRDCCSSHLCISGWCTGRKG, encoded by the exons ATGGTTTGCATTTGTCAGATGTCATTTGCGTCGCAATGTTGGATAAAAGGTGACCCACAGATGAAATTTGTTAATAAAACGTATTTTCCGTATCAGTTGGATTTGCTTAT TATATTGAAGAGAAGAATGAAGATTTCTGTGTTTTTAGTCGTCTGTATGTTGATAATGTCAGTTGGAG tcACCATGGCAAAGGACGAAATGCTGGAAGACAATGGACTTATTCATAA tcGTATAAAAAGATCTTCATGTTGGCCTAGAAAATGTTATACGAGGCGTGACTGCTGTTCTAGCCATTTGTGCATTTCTGGATGGTGCACAGGAAGAAAGGGTTAG